The Rhizobium sp. BT03 genome has a window encoding:
- a CDS encoding aspartate-semialdehyde dehydrogenase has protein sequence MGFKVAIAGATGNVGREMLNILSERGFPADEVVALASARSQGTEVSYGDRTLKVSNLENYDFSDTDICLMSAGGEISKKFSPKIGQQGCIVIDNSSAWRYDADVPLIVPEVNPDAISQFTKRNIIANPNCSTAQLVVALKPLHDFAKIKRVVISTYQSVSGAGKDGMDELFNQTRAVFVADPIENKKFTKRIAFNVIPHIDVFMEDGYTKEEWKVLAETKKMLDPKIKVTCTAVRVPVFIGHSESVNIEFENEITADQARDILRDAPGCLVIDKRENGGYITPYESAGEDATYISRIREDATVENGLNIWVVSDNLRKGAALNAIQIAELLVNRGLVKPRKQAA, from the coding sequence ATGGGTTTCAAAGTAGCAATTGCGGGAGCGACCGGAAATGTTGGCCGGGAGATGCTCAACATCCTCTCCGAACGCGGCTTCCCCGCCGATGAGGTCGTGGCGCTCGCCTCCGCGCGTTCGCAGGGCACCGAGGTTTCCTATGGTGACCGGACGCTGAAGGTCTCCAACCTGGAGAATTACGATTTCTCCGACACCGATATCTGCCTGATGTCGGCCGGCGGCGAGATCTCCAAGAAGTTCTCGCCGAAGATCGGCCAGCAGGGCTGCATCGTCATCGACAATTCGTCGGCCTGGCGTTACGACGCCGACGTGCCGCTGATCGTGCCGGAAGTGAACCCGGATGCCATCAGCCAGTTCACCAAGCGCAACATCATCGCCAATCCGAATTGCTCGACCGCCCAGCTGGTGGTGGCGCTGAAGCCGCTGCACGACTTCGCCAAGATCAAGCGTGTCGTCATCTCGACCTATCAGTCGGTCTCCGGCGCCGGCAAGGACGGCATGGACGAGCTCTTCAATCAGACGCGCGCCGTCTTCGTCGCCGATCCGATCGAGAACAAGAAGTTCACCAAGCGTATCGCCTTCAACGTCATCCCGCACATCGACGTCTTCATGGAAGACGGCTACACCAAGGAAGAGTGGAAGGTGCTGGCCGAGACGAAGAAGATGCTCGACCCGAAGATCAAGGTGACCTGCACGGCGGTGCGCGTGCCTGTATTCATCGGTCATTCGGAATCGGTCAACATCGAGTTCGAAAACGAGATCACCGCCGACCAGGCCCGCGACATCCTGCGCGATGCACCGGGCTGCCTCGTCATCGACAAGCGTGAGAACGGCGGCTACATCACGCCGTATGAATCCGCCGGCGAGGACGCGACCTACATCTCGCGCATCCGGGAAGATGCGACGGTCGAAAACGGCCTCAACATCTGGGTGGTCTCCGACAATCTGCGCAAGGGCGCGGCATTGAACGCCATTCAGATCGCCGAGCTGCTCGTCAATCGCGGCCTTGTCAAGCCGCGCAAGCAGGCCGCCTGA
- a CDS encoding alkaline phosphatase, translated as MRTLLAAFAATTILAGAAQATTVYPLDRATILAGSPFDFKVELNKQVKPEDVKITVNGQDYKTVLGGEARFVELEKGKDDKALGSALLLRGLKISTPGDYKIEVAAGDETKSVTWNVYETAAQPKAKNIIFLLGDGLSVAHRTAARIMSKGMSEGKANGRLNMDDLDRLAFIGTSSTNAVATDSANTMSAYMTGHKTAVNALGVYADRTPASLDDPRVETIAEAVRRTTKKSIGIVATAEVEDATPAAVVSHTRNRNDKADIVGMLLEVKPEVLLGGGSAYFLGKEVAGSKRKDNQDYIKLFQDAGYKLATDKNELAANASAEGNLLGLFHTGNMDVTLDREFLKKGTVDKFPNQPGLVAMTKVALDRLSKNPDGFFLMVEGSSIDKMSHPLDWDRAVFETIEFDQAIGVAREFQKAHPDTLIVVTGDHTHGVSIIGTVDDEKPGTEMREKVGTYAEAGFPNYKDENGDGYPDKVDVSRRLFLSANNGPDHYETFRPKLDGPFVPAVQNEKKEYVANEQYKDVPGAVFVQGNLPKSSESGVHAVDDVVLQSAGPGSEEFHGYMEQSDVYRVLADTFALGAKQTN; from the coding sequence ATGCGTACGCTTCTTGCCGCCTTTGCGGCCACCACCATCCTTGCGGGCGCCGCTCAGGCGACGACGGTCTATCCGCTCGATCGCGCGACGATTCTTGCCGGTTCGCCGTTCGATTTCAAGGTCGAACTCAACAAGCAGGTCAAGCCCGAAGACGTGAAGATCACCGTCAACGGCCAGGACTACAAGACCGTCCTCGGCGGCGAGGCGCGGTTCGTCGAGCTGGAAAAGGGCAAGGATGACAAGGCTCTCGGCTCCGCTCTGCTGCTGCGCGGCCTGAAGATTTCCACTCCGGGCGATTACAAGATCGAAGTCGCTGCCGGCGACGAAACGAAGTCCGTCACCTGGAACGTTTACGAAACCGCGGCTCAGCCGAAGGCCAAGAACATCATCTTCCTGCTCGGCGACGGCCTTTCCGTCGCCCATCGCACCGCTGCCCGCATCATGTCGAAGGGCATGAGCGAAGGTAAGGCGAACGGCCGCCTGAACATGGACGATCTCGATCGCTTGGCTTTCATCGGCACCTCGTCGACGAATGCCGTTGCCACGGACTCGGCCAACACCATGTCGGCCTACATGACCGGCCACAAGACCGCCGTCAACGCGCTCGGCGTCTACGCGGACCGCACCCCGGCCTCGCTTGATGACCCGCGCGTCGAAACCATTGCAGAAGCCGTTCGCCGCACGACCAAGAAGTCGATCGGCATCGTCGCGACGGCTGAAGTCGAGGACGCGACGCCGGCTGCCGTCGTTTCCCATACCCGCAACCGCAACGACAAGGCCGACATTGTCGGCATGCTGCTCGAGGTCAAGCCGGAAGTCCTGCTCGGCGGCGGCTCGGCCTATTTCCTCGGCAAGGAAGTCGCCGGTTCCAAGCGCAAGGACAACCAGGATTACATCAAGCTGTTCCAGGATGCCGGCTACAAGCTTGCGACCGACAAGAACGAGCTCGCCGCCAATGCATCGGCCGAAGGCAATCTCCTCGGTCTCTTCCACACCGGCAATATGGATGTCACGCTCGATCGCGAGTTCCTGAAGAAGGGCACCGTCGACAAGTTCCCGAACCAGCCGGGTCTCGTCGCCATGACCAAGGTCGCACTCGACCGGCTCTCGAAGAATCCTGATGGTTTCTTCCTGATGGTCGAAGGTTCCTCGATCGACAAGATGTCGCATCCGCTCGATTGGGATCGCGCCGTCTTCGAAACCATCGAATTCGACCAGGCAATCGGCGTTGCGCGCGAATTCCAGAAGGCCCATCCCGACACGCTGATCGTCGTCACCGGCGACCACACCCACGGCGTTTCGATCATCGGCACCGTCGATGACGAGAAGCCGGGCACGGAAATGCGCGAAAAGGTCGGCACCTATGCGGAAGCCGGCTTCCCGAACTACAAGGACGAAAACGGCGACGGTTATCCCGACAAGGTCGACGTCAGCCGCCGCCTGTTCCTCAGCGCCAATAACGGCCCCGACCACTACGAGACCTTCCGTCCGAAGCTCGACGGCCCGTTCGTTCCGGCTGTCCAGAACGAAAAGAAGGAATATGTCGCCAACGAGCAGTACAAGGATGTTCCGGGCGCCGTCTTCGTTCAGGGCAATCTTCCGAAGAGCAGCGAGAGCGGCGTCCATGCGGTCGACGACGTCGTCCTGCAGTCGGCTGGTCCGGGTTCGGAAGAATTCCATGGCTACATGGAACAGAGCGACGTCTATCGCGTGCTCGCCGACACCTTCGCGCTCGGCGCCAAGCAGACGAACTGA
- a CDS encoding ABC transporter ATP-binding protein — MLALHIENLDVTFLGLSSPALAITSLSIDAGSRVAITGASGSGKSTFVNIVAGLERTRQGRIRWNGEDIAGFSESRRDRFRAANIGLVMQEFHLFPGLSALENVLLPARLAGAATADVIERAHALLSTVGLSRPGQKIETMSRGEMQRVAIGRALLRKPGVIIADEPTASLDAESGEAVGDLILDLAIAEGSTLIVVSHDQRLAGRLDRRITFGSGRISGDSAAAAGEAA, encoded by the coding sequence ATGCTCGCTCTTCATATCGAAAACCTTGACGTCACCTTCCTCGGCCTGTCCTCGCCGGCGCTGGCAATCACTAGCCTGTCGATCGATGCCGGCAGCAGGGTCGCCATTACAGGCGCGTCCGGCTCCGGCAAGAGCACCTTCGTTAATATCGTCGCCGGGCTGGAACGGACGCGGCAGGGCCGCATCCGTTGGAACGGCGAGGATATTGCGGGCTTTTCGGAAAGCCGCCGCGACCGGTTCCGTGCCGCCAATATCGGCCTGGTCATGCAGGAATTTCATCTCTTCCCCGGCCTATCGGCGCTGGAGAACGTGCTTCTGCCGGCGCGGCTTGCGGGTGCGGCCACGGCTGATGTCATCGAGCGGGCGCATGCGCTTTTGAGCACAGTCGGTCTTTCCCGCCCCGGCCAGAAGATCGAAACCATGTCGCGCGGCGAGATGCAGCGCGTGGCGATCGGCCGGGCGCTGCTGCGCAAGCCCGGCGTCATCATCGCCGACGAGCCGACGGCGAGCCTCGATGCCGAAAGCGGTGAGGCCGTCGGCGATCTTATCCTCGATCTCGCCATTGCCGAAGGCAGCACGCTGATCGTCGTTTCACACGACCAACGCCTGGCCGGCCGCCTCGATCGGCGCATTACCTTCGGCTCCGGCCGGATCAGCGGCGATTCCGCGGCAGCGGCGGGAGAGGCTGCATGA
- a CDS encoding ABC transporter permease, which yields MIRFILADLRRLWAGSLVVVLLVALATALGVCVVLQERALRLGSARAADKFDLVIGAGGSETQLVLSSVFLQPSPLPLMPGEVLGRLAADRRVDWAAPIGFGDSFSGYPIVGTTVTLVENLSGGFAEGKVFAREGEAVIGSAVKLPLGAEIKPMHGQAEEGGETHTELVYHVAGRLRPTGTAWDRAILVPIQAVWHIHGLGADAHESAEEAGHDHAHEGAGHDAHEHHGEIDPDAALDENWAADAPGLPAILVKPKTIADAYKLRQDYRSGNTVAVFPGEVLTDLYATLGDAKQILVAVAAGAQVLVAASLVLVTVIHIGQRRRQIGALRAFGAPRGAIFGIVWLEFFFLVAAGIGLGFTFGYAAALTLSGMFSQTSGIAMPVGFAREDAGLAVVLLAFAAVLAALPAVLAYRQSPAQALRA from the coding sequence ATGATCCGCTTCATCCTTGCCGATCTTCGCCGCCTCTGGGCGGGGTCGCTGGTGGTCGTGCTGCTGGTGGCGCTGGCGACCGCGCTCGGCGTTTGCGTTGTGCTGCAGGAGCGGGCGCTTCGTCTCGGCAGCGCGCGCGCCGCCGACAAGTTCGATCTCGTCATCGGCGCCGGCGGCAGCGAGACGCAGCTCGTGCTGTCCTCCGTCTTCCTGCAGCCTTCGCCTTTGCCGCTGATGCCGGGTGAGGTCTTGGGCAGGCTTGCCGCCGATCGACGTGTCGACTGGGCAGCCCCGATCGGCTTCGGCGATTCCTTCTCCGGCTATCCGATCGTCGGGACGACGGTGACGCTGGTGGAGAACCTGTCCGGCGGCTTTGCCGAGGGCAAGGTTTTCGCCCGCGAGGGAGAGGCGGTGATCGGCTCCGCGGTCAAGCTGCCGCTCGGGGCCGAGATCAAGCCGATGCATGGCCAAGCGGAAGAAGGCGGCGAGACTCATACCGAACTCGTCTATCACGTCGCCGGCCGCCTGCGGCCGACGGGGACTGCCTGGGATCGGGCCATTCTCGTTCCGATCCAGGCTGTCTGGCATATCCATGGCCTGGGGGCAGACGCGCATGAAAGTGCCGAGGAGGCAGGACACGATCACGCGCATGAAGGCGCCGGTCATGATGCGCACGAGCATCATGGAGAAATCGACCCGGATGCCGCCCTCGACGAAAACTGGGCTGCGGATGCGCCCGGGCTTCCCGCCATCCTCGTCAAGCCGAAGACGATCGCCGACGCCTACAAGCTGCGGCAGGACTATCGCAGCGGCAATACCGTCGCCGTCTTTCCCGGCGAGGTGCTGACCGATCTTTACGCCACGCTCGGCGACGCCAAGCAGATCCTCGTTGCGGTCGCCGCCGGCGCGCAAGTGCTCGTCGCCGCCTCGCTGGTCCTGGTCACGGTCATCCATATCGGCCAACGCCGCCGCCAGATCGGCGCGCTCCGGGCTTTCGGCGCCCCGCGCGGCGCGATTTTCGGCATTGTCTGGCTGGAATTCTTCTTCCTGGTGGCCGCCGGCATCGGGCTCGGATTCACCTTCGGCTATGCTGCGGCGCTGACCTTATCCGGCATGTTCTCTCAGACGAGCGGGATCGCCATGCCGGTTGGCTTCGCCCGTGAAGACGCCGGGCTTGCGGTGGTGCTGCTCGCCTTTGCCGCCGTCCTGGCCGCATTGCCGGCGGTGCTCGCCTACCGGCAATCGCCGGCGCAGGCGCTGAGAGCTTAG
- a CDS encoding MFS transporter, giving the protein MANVASIDGAKAGPMTGEEKKVIFASSLGTVFEWYDFYLYGSLATYIGATYFTQYPEATRNIFTLLAFAAGFLVRPFGALVFGRLGDLVGRKYTFLITILIMGFSTFLVGILPGAATIGIAAPIILIALRLLQGLALGGEYGGAATYVAEHAPNGRRGYFTSWIQTTATLGLFLSLIVIIVVQSLMGPVQFAAWGWRIPFLVSVVLLGISVWIRLKMNESPAFQRMKAEGKGSKAPLTEAFGQWKNAKIALIALLGATMGQAVVWYGGQFYALFFLQNVLKVDLFSANVMVAIALFLGTPFFVIFGGLSDKIGRKPIIMAGLLIAAVTYNPLFKAMTWTANPALAEAQASIRATVTADPADCKFQFNPTGTSKFTSSCDVATAFLTKNSVPYDVVPGPAGQPATVKVGNETIPSFDVVAAGDKAKGMTAAFEKGVNIALHDAGYPLKRGAAKVPDSKLDAFIAANPELALNADTVRAGEKETVPAAKLVETKLLTTDEANGVTDMAVYNIANGGSFAMVADPARVNWVGTIAILFVLVLYVTMVYGPIAALLVELFPTRIRYTGMSLPYHIGNGWFGGLLPATAFAMSAAAGDIYYGLWYPIVFAAITLVIGLIFLPETKNRDINAMD; this is encoded by the coding sequence ATGGCAAATGTCGCAAGCATCGACGGCGCGAAGGCCGGTCCGATGACCGGCGAAGAGAAGAAGGTGATCTTCGCCTCTTCGCTCGGCACCGTTTTCGAATGGTATGATTTCTATCTCTACGGTTCGCTCGCCACCTATATCGGCGCGACCTATTTCACCCAATATCCCGAGGCGACGCGCAACATCTTCACGCTGCTCGCCTTTGCCGCCGGCTTCCTGGTGCGCCCCTTCGGCGCCTTGGTGTTCGGCCGTCTCGGCGATCTCGTTGGCCGCAAATACACCTTCCTGATAACGATCCTGATCATGGGTTTCTCGACCTTCCTGGTCGGTATCCTGCCGGGTGCCGCCACCATCGGCATCGCCGCGCCGATCATCCTGATCGCGCTGCGCCTGCTCCAGGGCCTAGCGCTCGGCGGTGAATATGGCGGTGCGGCAACCTATGTCGCCGAACATGCGCCGAACGGGCGCCGCGGCTATTTCACCTCATGGATCCAGACGACGGCGACGCTCGGCCTGTTCCTGTCGCTGATCGTCATCATCGTGGTTCAGTCTCTCATGGGTCCGGTTCAATTCGCCGCCTGGGGCTGGCGCATTCCGTTCCTGGTCTCGGTCGTCCTGCTCGGTATTTCCGTCTGGATCCGTCTGAAGATGAACGAATCGCCTGCATTCCAGCGCATGAAGGCGGAAGGCAAGGGCTCCAAGGCGCCGCTGACCGAAGCCTTCGGGCAATGGAAGAACGCCAAGATCGCGCTCATCGCGCTTCTCGGCGCCACCATGGGCCAGGCGGTCGTCTGGTACGGCGGCCAGTTCTATGCGCTGTTCTTCCTGCAGAACGTGCTGAAGGTCGATCTTTTCTCGGCCAATGTCATGGTCGCTATCGCGCTCTTCCTCGGCACGCCATTCTTCGTCATCTTCGGTGGTCTTTCCGACAAGATCGGCCGCAAGCCGATCATCATGGCGGGCCTTCTCATCGCGGCGGTAACCTATAATCCGCTGTTCAAGGCGATGACATGGACAGCGAACCCGGCGCTCGCCGAAGCTCAGGCCTCGATCCGCGCGACGGTGACGGCCGATCCGGCGGATTGCAAATTCCAGTTCAATCCGACCGGCACGTCGAAGTTCACCAGCTCCTGCGACGTGGCGACGGCGTTCCTGACGAAGAACTCGGTGCCCTATGATGTCGTGCCCGGTCCCGCCGGTCAGCCGGCAACGGTGAAGGTCGGCAACGAGACGATCCCGAGCTTCGACGTCGTTGCCGCCGGCGACAAGGCTAAGGGCATGACCGCCGCCTTCGAAAAGGGCGTCAACATCGCGCTCCACGATGCCGGCTATCCGCTGAAGCGCGGCGCCGCCAAGGTGCCGGATTCCAAGCTCGATGCTTTCATCGCAGCCAATCCGGAACTGGCACTCAATGCCGATACCGTGCGTGCCGGCGAGAAGGAAACCGTGCCGGCGGCCAAGCTGGTCGAGACCAAGCTGCTGACGACGGATGAGGCCAATGGCGTCACCGATATGGCGGTTTACAACATCGCCAATGGCGGCAGCTTCGCCATGGTGGCCGATCCCGCTCGTGTCAACTGGGTCGGCACGATCGCCATCCTGTTCGTCCTCGTCCTCTATGTGACGATGGTCTATGGCCCGATCGCCGCACTTCTGGTCGAGCTCTTCCCGACCCGCATCCGCTATACCGGCATGTCGCTGCCCTATCACATCGGCAACGGCTGGTTCGGCGGCCTGCTGCCGGCCACGGCCTTCGCGATGAGCGCCGCCGCCGGCGATATCTATTACGGTCTCTGGTATCCGATCGTCTTTGCGGCGATCACGCTGGTGATCGGCCTGATCTTCCTGCCGGAAACGAAGAACAGAGATATCAACGCAATGGATTGA
- the lpxE gene encoding lipid A 1-phosphatase LpxE — protein sequence MRAFWASLDRRWRRSGVGMPPLRWQASLFITLNAVILSMLLFDAPIGASEPSAPVKQLGEMLTGFGDSAWLIYTSILLFFQGRAGYRLLKTARSKAQALYVSWIGAYLFTTVVFSGLLANLLKRAIGRARPDHFQDYGIFSFTPFSGHAAFESFPSGHSTTVGAFFAAFALLFPRYRVAFIACAIWLGMTRVMVGAHYPSDVIAGLAFGAWFSLLTAIVYARCGLLFKLAPDGWPLAKRLFPDMEKPGAL from the coding sequence ATGCGGGCATTTTGGGCTTCCCTGGACAGGCGCTGGCGCCGGAGCGGTGTCGGCATGCCACCTTTGCGCTGGCAGGCCAGCCTCTTCATCACGCTCAATGCCGTCATCCTTTCCATGCTGCTCTTCGATGCGCCGATCGGCGCCAGCGAGCCTTCCGCGCCGGTGAAGCAGCTCGGCGAAATGCTGACCGGTTTCGGCGATTCCGCTTGGCTGATCTACACCAGCATCCTGCTCTTCTTTCAGGGCAGGGCAGGCTACAGACTGTTGAAGACGGCGCGCTCCAAGGCGCAGGCGCTCTATGTCAGCTGGATCGGCGCTTACCTCTTCACCACGGTGGTCTTCTCCGGGCTTCTCGCCAATCTGCTGAAGCGGGCGATCGGCAGGGCGCGCCCTGATCACTTCCAGGATTACGGCATCTTTTCCTTCACACCCTTTTCGGGCCACGCCGCTTTCGAAAGCTTTCCGTCGGGCCATTCCACCACGGTCGGCGCCTTCTTCGCCGCCTTTGCGCTTCTCTTCCCGCGCTATCGCGTTGCCTTCATTGCCTGTGCCATCTGGCTCGGCATGACGCGTGTCATGGTCGGCGCCCACTATCCGAGCGATGTCATCGCCGGCCTTGCCTTCGGCGCCTGGTTCTCGCTGCTGACGGCGATCGTCTATGCCCGCTGCGGCCTGCTCTTCAAACTGGCGCCGGACGGCTGGCCGCTCGCCAAGCGCCTGTTTCCGGACATGGAAAAGCCCGGCGCCTTGTAA
- the leuB gene encoding 3-isopropylmalate dehydrogenase, giving the protein MTVRNLFLLPGDGIGPEAMGEVRKIIAYMNEAMNAGFVTDEGLVGGSAYDAHGAAISEADMQKALAADAVLFGAVGGPKWDSVPYEVRPEAGLLRLRKDLQLFANLRPAICYPALASASSLKPELVEGLDILIIRELTGGVYFGEPKEIIDLGNGQKRGIDTQVYDTYEIERIAGVAFEMARTRQNRVCSMEKRNVMKSGVLWNQVVTETHKAKYSDVQLEHMLADAGGMQLVRQPKQFDVIVTDNLFGDMLSDVAAMLTGSLGMLPSASLGAPDGKTGKRKALYEPVHGSAPDIAGKGIANPIAMIASFAMCLRYSFNLVKEADDLEKAIANVLDKGIRTGDIMADGCKQVGTVEMGDAILTEFKALSA; this is encoded by the coding sequence ATGACTGTGCGCAATCTTTTCCTGCTGCCGGGCGACGGCATCGGTCCCGAGGCCATGGGCGAGGTCCGCAAGATCATCGCCTATATGAACGAGGCGATGAATGCCGGTTTCGTCACCGACGAAGGCCTTGTCGGCGGCTCCGCCTATGATGCCCATGGCGCGGCAATCTCGGAAGCCGACATGCAGAAGGCGCTTGCCGCCGATGCCGTTCTGTTCGGTGCCGTCGGCGGCCCGAAATGGGATAGCGTGCCTTACGAAGTCCGCCCGGAAGCCGGCCTGCTACGGCTGCGCAAGGATCTGCAGCTGTTTGCGAACCTGCGTCCCGCCATCTGCTATCCGGCCCTTGCCTCGGCCTCGTCGCTGAAGCCGGAACTGGTCGAAGGCCTCGACATTCTGATCATTCGCGAACTGACGGGTGGCGTCTATTTCGGCGAGCCGAAGGAGATCATCGATCTCGGCAACGGCCAGAAGCGCGGCATCGACACCCAGGTCTACGATACCTACGAGATCGAACGCATCGCCGGCGTCGCCTTCGAAATGGCCCGTACGCGCCAGAACCGCGTCTGCTCCATGGAGAAACGCAACGTCATGAAGTCGGGCGTGCTCTGGAACCAGGTGGTGACCGAGACGCACAAGGCGAAATATTCCGACGTCCAGCTCGAACATATGCTGGCTGACGCCGGCGGTATGCAGCTGGTGCGCCAGCCCAAGCAGTTCGACGTCATCGTCACCGACAATCTCTTCGGCGATATGCTCTCCGACGTCGCCGCCATGCTGACCGGCTCGCTCGGCATGCTGCCGTCGGCCTCGCTCGGCGCGCCTGATGGCAAGACCGGCAAGCGCAAGGCGCTCTACGAACCGGTGCACGGCTCGGCCCCCGATATTGCCGGCAAGGGCATCGCCAATCCGATCGCCATGATCGCCTCCTTCGCCATGTGCCTGCGTTACTCCTTCAATCTGGTGAAGGAAGCCGACGACCTGGAAAAGGCGATTGCCAACGTGCTCGACAAGGGCATCCGCACCGGCGACATCATGGCCGATGGCTGCAAGCAGGTCGGCACCGTCGAGATGGGCGATGCGATCCTCACCGAGTTCAAGGCGCTTTCCGCCTGA
- a CDS encoding pyridoxal-phosphate dependent enzyme: protein MPSAPLHLDTPLVQTASGYSASGKPLWLKLDALQPSGSFKLRGVGRLCQHAVDNGAREIFCASGGNAGIAAAYAGRALGVPVTIVVPETTAADVRQTIAATGAKVLVHGSVFDEANAHAVELAESRKASYVHPFDHPLLWDGHATLIDEVVAKGAKFDCVVTSVGGGGLLAGIVEGLQRNGLADVPVIAVETEGAASLNASLKANERITLPAITSIATSLGARQVAQHVFDLPKRHPIESIVVSDADAVAACLKFADAQRILVEPACGAALAVADVHAGLLARFDNPLIEVCGGIGVSLEKLRLWKEKFL, encoded by the coding sequence ATGCCTTCAGCGCCACTCCATCTCGATACGCCCTTGGTTCAGACAGCATCTGGCTACAGCGCCAGCGGCAAACCGCTGTGGCTGAAGCTCGATGCGCTGCAGCCTTCCGGCAGCTTCAAGCTGCGCGGCGTCGGCCGGCTTTGCCAGCACGCGGTGGACAATGGCGCGCGCGAGATCTTCTGCGCATCCGGCGGCAATGCCGGCATTGCCGCGGCCTATGCCGGCCGGGCGCTCGGTGTGCCGGTCACCATCGTCGTGCCGGAGACGACGGCGGCCGATGTGCGCCAGACGATTGCCGCAACGGGCGCGAAAGTCCTCGTTCATGGTTCGGTTTTCGACGAGGCCAATGCCCATGCGGTCGAACTCGCAGAGAGTCGCAAGGCGAGTTATGTGCATCCCTTCGACCATCCGCTGCTGTGGGATGGTCATGCGACGCTGATCGACGAGGTGGTGGCCAAGGGTGCGAAATTCGACTGCGTCGTCACCAGCGTCGGCGGCGGCGGCCTGCTTGCCGGCATTGTCGAGGGGCTGCAGCGCAACGGGCTTGCCGATGTGCCTGTGATCGCCGTCGAAACGGAAGGCGCGGCCTCGCTCAACGCCAGCCTCAAGGCGAATGAGCGCATCACCCTGCCCGCCATCACCTCGATTGCCACGTCGCTCGGCGCGCGGCAGGTGGCGCAGCATGTCTTCGATCTGCCGAAACGGCATCCGATCGAAAGCATTGTCGTCAGCGATGCCGATGCCGTTGCCGCCTGCCTGAAATTTGCCGATGCGCAGCGCATTCTGGTCGAGCCTGCCTGCGGTGCGGCCCTTGCCGTTGCCGATGTGCACGCCGGGTTGCTTGCCCGCTTCGACAATCCGCTCATCGAAGTCTGCGGCGGCATCGGCGTATCGCTCGAAAAGCTGAGGCTCTGGAAAGAAAAGTTTCTCTGA
- the leuD gene encoding 3-isopropylmalate dehydratase small subunit has product MDKFVKLTGVAAPLPVVNIDTDMIIPKDYLKTIKRTGLGTGLFAEARYNEDGSENPDFVLNKPAYRDAKILVAGDNFGCGSSREHAPWALLDFGIRCVISTSFADIFYNNCFKNGILPIKVSQENLDKLMDDASRGSNAILTVDLENLEITGPDGGSIKFDLDEFKRHCLLNGLDDIGLTLEKGKAIDSFEKKNAASHPWAA; this is encoded by the coding sequence ATGGATAAATTCGTGAAGCTCACGGGCGTTGCAGCGCCCCTGCCGGTCGTGAATATCGACACCGACATGATCATTCCGAAGGATTATCTGAAGACCATCAAGCGCACCGGCCTCGGCACCGGCCTTTTCGCCGAAGCCCGTTATAACGAAGACGGCTCCGAAAATCCGGATTTCGTGCTGAACAAGCCGGCCTACCGCGATGCCAAGATTCTGGTTGCCGGCGACAATTTCGGCTGCGGCTCCTCGCGCGAGCACGCGCCATGGGCGCTGCTCGATTTCGGCATCCGCTGCGTGATCTCCACCAGCTTCGCCGATATTTTCTACAACAACTGTTTCAAGAACGGCATCCTGCCGATCAAGGTCAGCCAGGAAAATCTCGACAAGCTGATGGACGACGCCTCGCGCGGCTCCAACGCCATCCTCACCGTCGACCTTGAGAACCTCGAAATCACCGGCCCCGATGGCGGCTCGATCAAGTTCGATCTCGACGAGTTCAAGCGCCACTGCCTGCTGAACGGTCTCGACGACATCGGCCTGACGCTGGAGAAGGGCAAGGCGATCGACAGCTTCGAAAAGAAGAACGCCGCTTCGCACCCCTGGGCGGCTTAA